GAGTTGAGAGAATTGGAGTGAATAATTTTCCAGCTGTGGCCAGTTGTTAGGAGAGAGCTGACCAGTGAAAGGGCTAGTTGTGGTATTTTTAATGGCAGAACTGATCCACGTAATCTTGCTCCAATTGTGAAGCTTCTAAATACCTGGTTATTTAATTCAGGGGGTTAAGTGACCGAACCCCAAAAGTTCAGGGTAATCTAtactaattcctacaacaacttcgGATCCTTCCTGCTCCAGACATACTCAAGCACCACGTTCCACTATATAAATACTGTAATTTAATAAACAGTGTGTGCCTGCTTTAATCAAATCCCACAATTGTGTGCAAGTATGTCCAAGATAACTGTCCTAGTTTGTACTTTGTAATGACTAACGAGTAAATGATGCAAAAATGAATTTGGATTGCAGATGAACCTTTTTCCTCTGTGATGCCCAGTAAACTTCAGGTAACGTAAATGGATTGTATTTGGTAGGACCTTCTGCCTCAAACCAACTAGGAATCTGCAGAAAGATATTAGCCAATCAGTCAAAAAAATACAGAGAAGATTAACAGTGTAAAATGTATTGCATGATGAATTCTACATTACTACAGCACAACCAATAAAAATAATATTTGGCTGGTCAGAAACCATGGAAAAAATAACATTGTGAATCTTCAATAATATAACAAGTTTCAGCATCAGGTTATTCACTGTTGCCAAGTGACAACTAACTAGTTACAACTGAGAAATATGTCAAAATGACATCTCAGTTATTACTACAACTGCCACGGACAAGGAAATAATAAGGTTAATGTGGACGCATCAGATACAACAAGTTGACATACACCAATGGATTGAGAACTGAGATCTGCTCGGCAAAACAAACAAAGATTTTCATGGAATTCATTAGTTTATCTTTATTTAAGCTGCAATAATCTAGGTAAATAACATATTTCCATACCATGAAGTCTGTGAATAGATCAGGATCTAGACAAGTGGCAGACTCGGCTTGGACATCAGAAACCCCTGCAGGATGAGATAATGAATCATGTGGATCAACAACTCCCAGCACAAAAGGTTGATCCCACTTGTTGACGTTAGGGTCCACACCAACTTGTGCCAAATGCTCCCCAAGTTGTGGATAATAAGTATTAAATGGAGCAACCTGTTAAAACAAGAGGTAAGAAAATTGTTGTTGAACTGCGCAGTAAATATCAAATAATACAGGTCCATCATCAACTTTTGCTGTTATAATTTAGCAGGATAGATGCTAGTCTTCTACATTTGGTAGGATTGACTTTAAAACTTCACAAGTGCTCCAAAGGGTGCCTCTTTGATCTCCAAATGTGCAGGAATGGGGAAAACATAACATATTGTGCCTCGTATATATCTAAAATGCTTGCAAAGTTTGATCCCACTGTTCATACAGTTTTTGGTCTTTTATAACAAGGATATGCGGTAGTGTATATTTCATCAGATGAAAATAATAATTGAATCCCACTGTTCATACAGTTTTTTTTGTCTTTTATAACAAGGATATGTGGTACTGTACACTTCATCAGATGATAACAATAATTGGATAAACATATACTCACTTGTAATTTATGGTTGTCCCCCACAATAAGTGGTTGGTGATTTACTCCCAAGTAGAAGATACATTCTCGACAATTGGCAATAAAAATTCTTTTAGAAGCCGCAACTATTTGCACACGTTCACAATGCTCAACTTTTACCACCTGACAGCATGAAACAATATTAGGCTTGAACATAGTTTAAAAAGGTGGGCCTAGGTGGGCGCTTAAGCGCGCATAGGCCCTAGGAGATAGGAAAAAAAAGCCTAGCGCTTAATGTGCACATTTGCGCATAAGCGTGCACTTTGGTTAGAAAAGCGCAAGGCAGTGActaaacacacaattaacgcctagcgctttttttaaCCGTGGGCTTGAAACTATGTAATTGAAGATACCATTTCTATGTGCATAATAATTAATATAGGATAAAGTAGAACTTAAAAACTATGCATTGGAATATAAGAACAATAGTCTTATGAATAACATTATGTTGCCTGATGCATTCAAATAGAAATATGGATAGTAAAATTACATCACATACATACCTTGCCAATAGCACCAAGAACAACAGTTGTGTCCGAACATCCATACACCGTAGCATATTTGAGAGGGGCTAGGATGTAGATAACAGAATCATGGCAGTTCAAAACCTACAAAAAAACAATTAATTTTTTGTAGGAAGGGTCACAAAACTCAGCTTTGGAATTCCCTTACTTAAATAGACACTTTATGTTACTTGAATTTCAACCGAGATATGAATCACAGAACAAATCATCTTCAGTAAACCTTGATATCAACTTACATTACTAAAAACTAATACATGGGTACCTTTATTGAATGCCCTTTAATATCAGACCCGTGTTTGACAACAGAAGTTTTGGAGATACCCTCCACAAAAGATGTATTTCGGTAGTATCCAGGATTGTTTTGCACAGAAGCACCAGTTGATGAGCTGCTCTGGATTCTTGTATTTGTGACAGCATCAGCCATTGCCACATCAGGATCAGATACACTCCGTTGATTGTTTTCCTTGGTTATAGCTTTTTCTGCAGTATATTCCAAGGAAGAAGCTATATTCTGCAGAATCCAGTCATGAACTTGAGTAGCCGGAACAGGAGCAGCAGGCATGTCTAGATCAGAATTCGCAAAAAATGGAGCAGCTTGGCTTAAAGGAGTTCCTTCGGAGAACTGCAACAAGAATCCAAGGTGCTCAAAAGTCTCCATTGTCAGTACCTGCATATAGAGAAATACAAATGACAGTTAGTGTCTATACTACTCTACTCTATGGAGTTTTCAGAGTAAGAGTATATCACACAGCAATGCGGCCGAGATTATTTCATTTACTCCTATATGACAGTAATGTGGATAATTTTGTTCTGCAATCATACACAATCATGGAtggtatatatcaagatcttttgtACTGCAGAGAAGATGAACTAGCTCTGTTCTTCCTTCAATCTAAGATCCGATTCATCGAAAGTGCCTTGCATTTGCAAAGTAATCTACAGATATATTCCATCATATGTGCTTCCTAGAATGACCAACCCAGGTTACCTTATCCTCAACAGCCCATAGGAATATGAATATCTTGTCTACTTTCATCCTTAAATGTCTTCACCACACAATTGTGATCCTTGCAGTTCCTTTATTTGTTTGATGAGGCTTCTAGCCTTTGACGTGCATGCACTTGCACTGCTTGGGTTAATTATTTAATTGTTAATTCATTGATTTCAGTGGCCATGAGCATCGGGCAGGGGTTACACAAAGTAGTTGTGCCTTCTTTTCAATTCAGTTACCAGTATTATTGTCAGGAAACCAAGTATTACCGGTATTCTACCAGTTTTATTCAAAATTGTGCCCTACATCTACTACACACACTGTTTAAGATCTGAAGTTACTGCTTGACATGATGACCTTCGAGTAGGGGAATTGATCAGAGTGCATTAATGTTATTGACAAAGAACAAAAGTGATCAACTTTGTCACACAAAATGTTGAATTTCTTAAAGGAAACTTGTTACAGATTAATTGATACTGACCATAGATTCATCACCCTCTCCatcaacagaatctgccaaaagagTTAAAACATTGGCCATATGCTTTTGTAAATAAGATAACTGATGAGCTTCTTCATCTGCTTGCGAAGGCATAAACCGACGGCTATTACTGCGTACAAGCTGCAATAGAAGATAAATAGTAAGGATCTGCTTGACAACTAACAAAAGTAGATGTTGTGGATCTCTGCCTAATCTAGGCAGAAGAAATGCAGCTTGTGCTTTGCATGTAATGGCAACAGGAGACAAATGTAATTGTAACTGAGTAGTAATCGTGGAAAAGGAGCACAGTAGCACAAGCCCGTGCTTGCATAACTCACTGTCATGAAAAATAGTGCCTTTAAATTTTGTTCTGGACAACGTATGATAACTGCATACTTGGAGTGGAGGATAGCATGATGCATGTAAACAACGCACTTTAAAGGCCCTCGCAGGCTCTGAAGCACCGATACGGCCATACAGAGAAATGTACGGATACGCGTATCCCTAAGTATCCCCTCcttttttatttaaaaataatgtgaTGCCCTGGCGGTCGGGATACTTGGAAGACACGGCTGGGACACATGTTGAGCTTAAACCTAGAGTAGAGTTGCTTCTAGCAGCCACCCTCCAGGCTCTCCCAGTCGTGCGATCCCAGTCGTGCGAGAGCCTGCACCTGGAGAAGAGGCGAGAGCCACAACTGCACCATCACCGGGATCTTCTTGCTCGTCGACAGGCGACGTATCCTCCATGTCCGGTGGCCAGTGCCATCCATGTCTTCCCCTGTAATTGCCAACAATGTCTCCTCCTCCCCTAAGTGGACGATGCCATGCGCCTGGAGAAGAGGCGGCGACAGCCAGGACCAGGACACTGCCGGGATCTCACATCCACatctgcattgctcttgttagcTGTTGCTGGCCGTTGCGGGCTTTCCTCTTTGCCGCCACCTTGTCATTGCTGGCTAGGTACAAATGCCATCTAAGACACTGGGTGAGATGTATTTTAGCTGCTGGCTAGGGAGGCAAGATATGGGGTAGTACTTCGATCTGAAATCTTAAAATTATCTTTTTGTCTTGATTACATGCAACATTTTTCAGCTATTTATACATACTTGTTGGCTGTTTCTGGAAAATGCCATATCGCATATCCCTGTGGTCTGTATCCCCGTGTTGGTGCTTCTTAGCTCACGGGAAAAACAGCATTTGGATAGGAAATTTCAACAATGGGCAAAATTGCCTTCTATAAAGAGAGATATGATCGTGGAGTATAAAAGATGCGTGGTGGTGTAAAGTTTTCTTTTTTTGACATGTCTGGTGGTGTAAAGTTGCAGCTGGGAAAGGTGTATTTTGAAGTACAACATTATTACCAGTCAAATACTGCAAAACACACTGTAGTCAACCACAGAAAAAGGCCCAAAATGCACAAGGAATATCACACTTCAGTGTAACTAACAATCACCCTGATCACTGACTGAATCATCAAACACCCCATTAGCCACTAACTCCCAGCAGCTAGAAAGAGCGGTGTCTAGAAGTATGAGTACATTACCATACACCAATACCATACAGTGCACAAAAATGGAGCTACATGTGCATTACTGATTAACAAAGTAACGCTGAGGAGCAAAGGAAAATCAAATGTTTCTCATGCTCGTCATTTCAGTAATGGATATATCACCGGGTTGTCATTTCTTAACCATGTACCAGACAGTAATCGGTCGGGGGCTCCCCAATCCAAACACGCAGCAATCATGCCACAAGCAATCGGGCCGGGAAGGGGGGGTTGATCGGGGCCTGACCTGGATCGGGGAGAGCGCGGAGAGGTAGCCGTCGAAGGCGGAGGTGGATGGCCAGATGTCGGCGACGGACGGCGAGTCCTTGTGGGCGCGCGGCACGAGGCGCTTGTAGGACTGGATGTAGAGGAAGAGGAGCACGTCGCGGAGGTCGGCCTCCCACGCGCCGTCCGCGGCGGGGCCGTCGTCGTCGCCGGGGAGCACCGCGGCGAGCGTCGCGAGCGCGAGCGCGGCCTGGTCGGCGGGGATCTGCAGCGCCTCCGCGAGCGCCGCGGCGCCCACGCGCCCGGGCCCCGGCGCCGCGAGCTTCGCCTTGAGCTGCGCTAGGGTTTGCGTGAGCGTGCCCTCCGGGAAGACCAGCTTGGGGATCGGCAGGAGCCCGTGCTCGAACGACTCCCGCCGCGGCCGGAGGACCAGGGACGCGGTCGCCGCGGGCGCGGCTGCGGGGGCTGCGGCCGGCgcgggggagggggcgggggcggAGTCCGACGCCGCGGCGGGGGCCGCGGGCGCCGGCGacgcgtcgaggggctcgtcggccaTTGCAGCGCGGggtggggagcgagggagaggcggGTGGGGAGATCTGGGAGGGAGGGAAAGGTGGGGAGAGACGGTGAAAGGAACGATGGGCTCGCCGCTCGCGTAAAATTTTCCTCGCTTTTTTCCTTGTCCTGCGACGGTCTGGGCTGGGCGTGGAAGACAGTGTCTATGGCTGGTGGGGTCGGGGTGTGGGTCCGCATGTCACCGTGAGCTGGAGCGTGTGAGGCGGGAATACAGGGGCAGCATCGGGGTCATGTGGCATTTGCTTGGTGATGTCACGAATGGAGGGAGTGCAGGGCGGAGTCTGTTATTCAACGGCCAAGATTAATGCGGGTTAATCCCAAgaaagaattccttatttaacactgttTTAAATTTAGTTTCCCTATTTGACACTGAAAAATATTGTTTTCCTATCTAACACCAACTTAAAATTTTGTTCCCAATATAACACTTTCGTCCAATTTTCGACCTAATGGTGTTAAATGACACGTGAAATGACAAGTTTACCCCTGGCGCTAGAAGCACCTAAGGGTTGTACACTACTTCAGGCACCTGCCCGCCTATAGTAACCATCCAAGTCAACTCTAGACAGTGGTAAAATCACCCTTCACAATGGTCTGCCTTTTATGGTAACTGTAGCATCTTAAATTATGAATTTAACTGAAATTACTCCAATTTTATCCATCTCCGGCTGGCCGGGCCCAAACGCCATGGCGTCCATCTAGGACGAAGCCACACAGTCAATGGATGAACGATACGTACGCGAAGCAGATTGATTAGGAAGAACGCACAACATGCAAAGCTTGCTTGATGCCACACCATGCAGTCCCACTCTAACACCTGCTGCTCGGCCGGCGTGCATCAAGCAGTTCGACGGTGCAGTGCGCCGGAGAAGATGGCGACAGAGAAAAGCAAAAGATTTTCATGGGATTGGAGTTTTGGAGCACCAAATATGACGGTTTGGCAGAGGAAACACGAAATTACCAACACCCTGGCGTACAACAGGAGAAAGCTAGCTCACAAACACACAAGCAGCTGGATTAATGCTCGTCCCTAGCCAGCTAGCCGTGTATGTACTCGTACGTACCCGATCCTTACTTGCGCTACTTGTTAGTAGTCTGCTTATTTTGTTATACTAACTGTGGACCCCACCCGTATAAGACACCAGAACAAAGAAAAGGACCAAATAGATGTTCAAGGGCATAATTGTCATTTCCTGTGCCATTTAACACCatttgcacaaaaaatgaatagaaGTGTTATATTGGGAACAAAATTTAAAGTTTGTGTTAGATAAGGAAGAATTTTTTtttagtgtcaaataaggaaaGAAAATTTAagacagtgttaaataaggaattctctctaatCCCAACGATAACCATTTGTTCATGGACAGCCAGCGGATGTAGGCTATCCAACTGTATATCCTCTAGCATAGGGGATGGTACGCAAGTGAATATCTCGAAGGATCCGTGGCTGCCGAGGGGCACCACCAGGAGGCCAGTAATGCGGCAAGGCCAGTCGATTGTTACCACAGTGAATGAACTGCTAAACCCTGTTACTGAAGGTTGGGACGAAGAGTTGGTGAAGGAGCTTTTCATCGAGGAGGATGCTCAGATCATCCTTGCAATCCCTGTGCGACCGGACATGGAAGATTTCCCTGCGTGGCACTATGACAGGAAGGGAATTTTCTCTGTAAAATCTGCCTACCAGCTGGGTGTGAGCCTGAAGGAAGCTAGGGGCCAACAGGACGCTGAATCCTCAAGCGGGCAGGGACATGTGATGGGAAATTGGCAGCACATCTGGAAGCTAGAACTGCCTGGGAAAGTTCGCATGTTCCTTTGGCGGTTGGCACACAATAGCCTTCCAACAAGGATGAACATCAAAAGGAAACACATTGAGCTAGACACCTTATGCCCTATGTGTGGGCGACTAAATGAAGATGGGTGCCACTTGTTCCTTAAGTGCAAAAAAGTAAAGGCTGTGTGGCGTGAGCAACAGTTGGAAGATGTCCGGCTGCAGCTCTGTGAGTGTCAGGATCCACATGCCATGTTTGAGAAGATCTTCACCCTGCCACGAGAGAACCTGCTGCGTGTGGCTGTACTGTTGTGGGATTGGTGGACATCCCGAAATAAAGTGAATGCTGGCTAGAAGCAAAAAATA
This portion of the Triticum dicoccoides isolate Atlit2015 ecotype Zavitan chromosome 7A, WEW_v2.0, whole genome shotgun sequence genome encodes:
- the LOC119329237 gene encoding TBCC domain-containing protein 1-like; the encoded protein is MADEPLDASPAPAAPAAASDSAPAPSPAPAAAPAAAPAATASLVLRPRRESFEHGLLPIPKLVFPEGTLTQTLAQLKAKLAAPGPGRVGAAALAEALQIPADQAALALATLAAVLPGDDDGPAADGAWEADLRDVLLFLYIQSYKRLVPRAHKDSPSVADIWPSTSAFDGYLSALSPIQLVRSNSRRFMPSQADEEAHQLSYLQKHMANVLTLLADSVDGEGDESMVLTMETFEHLGFLLQFSEGTPLSQAAPFFANSDLDMPAAPVPATQVHDWILQNIASSLEYTAEKAITKENNQRSVSDPDVAMADAVTNTRIQSSSSTGASVQNNPGYYRNTSFVEGISKTSVVKHGSDIKGHSIKVLNCHDSVIYILAPLKYATVYGCSDTTVVLGAIGKVVKVEHCERVQIVAASKRIFIANCRECIFYLGVNHQPLIVGDNHKLQVAPFNTYYPQLGEHLAQVGVDPNVNKWDQPFVLGVVDPHDSLSHPAGVSDVQAESATCLDPDLFTDFMIPSWFEAEGPTKYNPFTLPEVYWASQRKKNASLEDIQKNIRELELDDNRKKELACALHAQFKDWLYASGNIRQLYCLQGE